The region TTCCGCATCGGCCTGGGCCGCTTCCTTGTTCGGATCTGTGTGTGCGGACATAGCGCCCCGTGAATGGTGAGAGGAGAGGACCAAATTCAAGTTGTGGATCATACATGAGGATTTCATCGCAGGGCGCATGGATGGAAAATTTCTGTCTTTTCGGCAATTTTAATCTCTTTCCATCATTTTTATGCTAAGCACAACATTATGTTACATGCACGGCGGCAAATTTTCATCGGCTCCTTGCGTACGGCTCCGCACATACCGGCCCGCACGCTGCTGCCATAGTGTGGCTGTGCGTCATCTCAGTGCAGCATCGCCGCCATCGTGGCGCAGGGCGCGGTACCGGCCCTTTTACCGTAATGAAAGGATATGCCATGAATATCGATACCATCGTAGACCAGGACTATGCCGGCAAAAGCTTCCGCGACATCGTCAATGCCCCCATCAGCGCCTTGCGCGGCGTCAGCGCGAAGGACGCCAAGGCCTTGCAGCAGGCGTTCGGCGTGACCACCGTGCGCGAATTGTCCAACCTCAATTTCGTCAAGTGGGCCAGCGCGCTGGCCATCCTGGCCGATGAGGAAGGCATGAGCGGCGAGGAGCGGGCCAAGGAGGCATTGCTCGACGATGCCGTGGAAATGACGTTTCCCGCCAGCGACCCGATCTCCGTCGATGCCGGCATCACGCGCATCGAAGTGTCGCCGGACACCGTGAACGCGCAGACGGACCACCAGCATGCGGGCAAGCATGAAGTGACGGCTGGCAAAAAGTAAGGCGCTGCGGCGTGAAAAAAACCGGGTCGCCGCAGGGCTGCCCGGTTTTTTGACGTGCGCCATGGCAACGTGGCTCAGGCGATCGAGGGAATGCTGCTTTTTTGCATGTTGACTTGCGGCACAATCACCTCGTGCGGCGAGCAGCAAAAGCGGTTCTTGCCGGCGCGCTTGGCTTCATACAGGGCCGTGTCGGCCGCGCCCAGCAGCGATTCGACGGAGCTGGCGTCGTCCGGATAGATGGCGATGCCGATGCTGGTCGACAGGCGCAAGGTCAGGTCGTTGATGAAATACGGCTCGGAAATGACTTCGATCAGCTTGGCGGCCGGTTCGCGCGCGTCGCCCTTGCCGGCCAGGTTGCCCAGCACGATGACGAATTCGTCGCCGCCGATGCGCGCCACCGTGTCTTCCTTGCGCGAGGCGCCGACCAGGCGCGTTGCCACCATTTTCAGGATTTCATCGCCATAGCCGTGGCCGTAGCTGTCGTTGATGGCCTTGAAGCCGTCCAGGTCCAGGTACAGGATGGCCGACTTGCCGCGGTTGCGGGCCGAATGCTGCAAGGTATGCTCGATGCGGTCTTCCAGCAGGCGCCGGTTGGGCAGGCCCGTCAGCGGGTCATGCAGGGCCAGTTCCTGCTGCTGCTTGCTGTATTGCGCCAGTTCCTTGTACAGCAGGCGCACTTCCAGCATGTTGTGGATGCGCTTGTGCACTTCCATCAGGTCGAAGGGCTTGCTGATGAAGTCGCGCGCGCCCGCTTCCAGGGCGGCGATCTTGAAGCTTGGCTGTGCCGTCAGCGCCAGCACGGGCAGGTAGCCGCCATGCTCGATTTCTTTCAAGCCTTTCATGACCTGGAAACCGTTCAGTTCAGGCATTTGCAAGTCCAGCAGGATCAGGTCGTAGCAATGCTCCAGGTGCAGCGGGCAGACCTGGGCTGGCCGCATGGTGGCCGTGACGTTGGTATAACCGGCATCGCGCAGGATTTCCAGCATCAGGTCGACATTGTCGGGTGAATCGTCGACGACCAAAATTTTGGCTTTCAAAATCTCATCTTGGCTGGGCATGTGTGGTCTCGGTTAATACGGTCAATGCAACGCTGGCTTTCACCGCAGCGTATGGGCTGGCGGCGCGGCTGACGGCGGGTCGGA is a window of Janthinobacterium sp. 1_2014MBL_MicDiv DNA encoding:
- a CDS encoding GGDEF domain-containing response regulator, with protein sequence MPSQDEILKAKILVVDDSPDNVDLMLEILRDAGYTNVTATMRPAQVCPLHLEHCYDLILLDLQMPELNGFQVMKGLKEIEHGGYLPVLALTAQPSFKIAALEAGARDFISKPFDLMEVHKRIHNMLEVRLLYKELAQYSKQQQELALHDPLTGLPNRRLLEDRIEHTLQHSARNRGKSAILYLDLDGFKAINDSYGHGYGDEILKMVATRLVGASRKEDTVARIGGDEFVIVLGNLAGKGDAREPAAKLIEVISEPYFINDLTLRLSTSIGIAIYPDDASSVESLLGAADTALYEAKRAGKNRFCCSPHEVIVPQVNMQKSSIPSIA